From Streptobacillus canis, the proteins below share one genomic window:
- a CDS encoding YjgN family protein, giving the protein MKSEFKVGILEYVLLRLFIIIVSTITFGLATPWLLVSTYRWEAENTYINGKQLYFDGTAIQLFGKWILWLFLTIITFGLYGFILSLKLKQWVVSHTFIMEEYKK; this is encoded by the coding sequence ATGAAATCAGAATTTAAAGTAGGAATTTTAGAATATGTATTACTTAGATTGTTTATAATAATTGTAAGTACTATAACGTTTGGACTTGCAACACCATGGTTGCTTGTATCAACATATAGGTGGGAGGCAGAAAATACATATATTAACGGTAAACAATTGTATTTTGATGGAACAGCAATACAGCTTTTTGGTAAATGGATATTGTGGTTATTTTTAACTATAATTACATTTGGATTATATGGTTTTATACTTTCATTAAAATTAAAACAATGGGTTGTCAGTCATACATTTATTATGGAAGAATATAAAAAATAA
- a CDS encoding ABC transporter permease translates to MRNTLKFILKRIFTGLLTLWLVITITFFLLHKLPGDPFDSEKAIPPKIKENLMQMYDLDKPLSVQYAKYLKNISKGDLGISMKERGRTVNSIIKRSFPVSADLGIRAVLFGLVFGIPLGIAAALKRGKKMDHFSMIIAVIGISVPSFVIAGILQLYAVEIHKGILIDKLGLPLVKILLTGWDMPSKKILPVIALGFFSVAEVARLMRSKMIEIMEQDYIKLAIAKGVSPINVVLKHALRNAILPIITVIFPSIAAILTGSFIIETMFSIGGLGKYYIGSIIDRDYTMVLGVTVFYSAFLILMMIVMDVAYAIVDPKIKLGKGNK, encoded by the coding sequence ATGAGAAATACTTTAAAATTTATCTTAAAAAGAATATTTACGGGTTTACTTACACTGTGGTTAGTAATTACAATAACATTTTTTCTTTTACATAAATTACCAGGAGATCCATTTGATAGTGAAAAAGCTATACCTCCTAAAATAAAAGAAAACTTAATGCAAATGTATGATTTAGATAAACCACTAAGTGTACAATATGCTAAATACTTAAAGAATATTTCTAAAGGTGATTTAGGAATATCAATGAAAGAAAGAGGAAGAACAGTTAATTCAATAATTAAAAGATCTTTCCCAGTATCAGCTGATTTAGGGATAAGAGCAGTACTGTTTGGATTAGTATTTGGTATACCTTTAGGAATAGCTGCAGCACTTAAGAGAGGAAAGAAAATGGATCACTTCTCTATGATAATAGCAGTTATAGGAATATCAGTGCCTAGCTTTGTAATAGCTGGAATACTTCAGTTATATGCTGTAGAAATACATAAAGGGATTTTAATAGATAAATTAGGTCTTCCTCTAGTTAAAATACTTCTAACGGGTTGGGACATGCCTTCTAAGAAAATACTCCCAGTGATAGCATTAGGTTTTTTCTCAGTAGCAGAGGTAGCAAGACTTATGAGAAGTAAAATGATAGAAATAATGGAACAAGATTATATTAAACTTGCAATTGCAAAAGGAGTTTCACCTATTAATGTAGTTTTAAAACATGCTTTAAGAAATGCAATATTACCAATAATTACAGTAATATTTCCTTCAATAGCAGCAATATTAACAGGATCATTTATTATTGAAACAATGTTTTCTATAGGTGGACTTGGTAAATATTATATAGGCTCAATAATTGATAGAGATTATACCATGGTATTAGGAGTAACAGTATTTTATTCGGCATTTTTAATACTAATGATGATAGTTATGGATGTGGCATATGCCATTGTAGATCCAAAAATTAAATTAGGGAAGGGGAATAAATAA
- a CDS encoding ABC transporter permease, giving the protein MKNLYGANYDRENFKANPEDFVYVGPDNKKNESINKPSLTYWKDSWRRFKKNKLAVFFLGVLVIYLFLAIFGQVLVKYTYYEQNSSDRFLGIMQGFVKGHYLGTDSLGRDLFSRISQGIRVSMELSIIVAAICVVLGTVYGATAAYFGGKIDSIMVRTVEVILSIPSMIYIILLMVVLGNSVKTIIIALCATRWLGYALLVRGEVLKIKENEYVLASKALGANFWWIIRKHLIPNTLSIIIVRLTMDIPSIIFSEAFLSFIGLGVPIPQASLGNLVADGFKEINTHVYLFLIPALVISLITLSFNIIGDAMSDALNPKLRD; this is encoded by the coding sequence ATGAAAAATCTTTATGGAGCAAATTATGATAGAGAAAATTTTAAAGCAAATCCAGAGGATTTTGTTTATGTAGGGCCTGATAATAAGAAAAATGAAAGTATAAATAAACCTAGTTTAACTTATTGGAAAGATTCTTGGAGAAGATTTAAAAAAAATAAACTTGCTGTTTTTTTCTTAGGTGTTTTAGTTATTTATCTTTTTTTAGCTATATTTGGACAGGTTTTAGTAAAATATACTTATTATGAACAAAATAGTTCGGATAGATTTTTAGGAATAATGCAAGGATTTGTTAAAGGACATTATTTAGGAACAGATTCATTAGGAAGAGATTTATTTTCAAGAATTTCACAAGGTATAAGAGTTTCAATGGAACTTTCAATTATAGTTGCAGCTATATGTGTTGTACTTGGAACTGTATATGGAGCAACAGCGGCTTATTTTGGGGGTAAAATAGATAGTATAATGGTAAGGACTGTTGAAGTAATATTATCTATACCTTCTATGATATATATAATTTTATTAATGGTTGTATTAGGTAATAGTGTCAAAACAATAATTATTGCACTTTGTGCTACAAGATGGCTTGGATATGCTTTACTTGTTAGAGGAGAAGTATTAAAAATTAAAGAAAATGAATATGTATTGGCATCAAAAGCATTAGGAGCTAACTTTTGGTGGATAATTAGAAAACATTTGATTCCAAATACCTTAAGTATAATTATAGTAAGACTTACTATGGATATACCATCAATAATATTTTCTGAAGCATTCTTAAGTTTTATAGGTTTAGGAGTACCTATACCTCAAGCATCACTTGGGAACTTAGTAGCTGATGGTTTTAAAGAAATAAATACACATGTGTACTTATTCTTAATACCAGCTTTAGTAATATCATTAATTACTTTATCATTTAATATTATAGGTGATGCAATGAGTGATGCATTGAATCCAAAACTTAGAGATTAG
- a CDS encoding ABC transporter ATP-binding protein, which produces MSLLEVKNLSVSFNTYAGEVKALRDISFTVDRGETLAIVGESGSGKSVTVQSIMKLIPTPPGEYKNGEIIFDGVDLLKLNEKEMRKYRGGRIGMIFQDPMTSLNPVIKIGHQIMEGILIHKKVSKQEAKKLAIEMLDKVGIPKPEERFEQYPHQFSGGMRQRVVIAIALACEPDLLICDEPTTALDVTIQAQILELINKLKKELNIGVILITHDLGVVAETSDRVIVMYAGEKMEEAPVKTIFKDPRHPYTWGLLKSLPRLDMDSNEALFSIPGTPPDLLDPPKGDPFAARSEFSMKIDYEKKPPLVDLGNGHYVKSWIYVDGAPDMKFNPDGTITITPVEGEAYVVDTIKSKSGVKFANITGSEEKK; this is translated from the coding sequence ATGAGTTTATTAGAAGTAAAAAATTTAAGTGTTTCTTTTAATACTTATGCAGGGGAAGTAAAAGCATTAAGAGATATTAGTTTTACTGTAGATAGAGGTGAAACTCTTGCTATAGTTGGAGAATCAGGAAGTGGGAAATCAGTTACAGTACAAAGTATAATGAAATTAATACCTACTCCTCCCGGGGAATATAAAAATGGTGAAATAATATTTGATGGAGTAGATTTACTGAAATTAAATGAAAAAGAAATGAGAAAATATAGAGGTGGAAGAATAGGGATGATATTCCAAGATCCTATGACATCACTTAATCCAGTAATTAAAATTGGACATCAAATTATGGAAGGAATATTAATACATAAAAAAGTTAGTAAACAAGAAGCTAAAAAACTTGCAATTGAAATGTTAGATAAGGTAGGAATACCTAAACCGGAAGAAAGATTTGAACAATATCCTCATCAATTTTCTGGAGGAATGAGACAAAGAGTAGTTATAGCAATAGCACTTGCATGTGAACCAGATTTATTAATATGTGATGAACCAACTACAGCACTTGATGTAACTATACAGGCACAAATATTAGAATTAATAAATAAATTGAAAAAAGAATTAAATATAGGTGTAATATTGATAACACATGATTTAGGAGTTGTTGCAGAAACTTCAGATAGAGTAATAGTAATGTATGCAGGAGAAAAAATGGAAGAAGCTCCAGTAAAAACAATTTTTAAAGATCCTAGACATCCCTATACTTGGGGATTGTTAAAATCATTACCAAGACTTGATATGGATTCTAATGAAGCTTTATTTTCAATACCAGGAACTCCACCAGATTTATTAGATCCACCAAAAGGAGATCCGTTTGCAGCAAGATCAGAATTTTCTATGAAAATAGATTATGAGAAAAAACCTCCTTTAGTAGATTTAGGAAATGGGCATTATGTTAAATCATGGATATACGTAGATGGAGCACCAGATATGAAATTTAATCCAGATGGAACAATTACAATAACTCCAGTAGAAGGAGAAGCATATGTAGTAGATACTATTAAGAGTAAAAGTGGTGTAAAATTTGCAAATATCACAGGAAGTGAGGAAAAGAAATGA
- a CDS encoding peptide ABC transporter substrate-binding protein yields MKRILFVFMMIIAIFSCGASDGGTSENKDGKVITYNAIAEGISFDPQILTDGNTMTIHGLVSEGLTYTKPSGEVIPALAESWEISEDGLTWTFKLRDGIKWSNGEAITADDFVFGWQRALDPNTASEYAYILFPIKNAEKFSTGEVSFDEVGIKALDEKTLEVKLENVTPYFDSLVSFITYMPANRKFVEEKGSDYGLEADALLYSGPYKVVSWDHNTQLELERNEHYYNPESRKVDRFVIKYIADSTAALNAFKNGEIDIVSITTEQLQEFKDDARFRKDGLARTFYLAFNLENEIFKNQKIREAFSLAVDREGLIETVFNGAKEASYNFTPKNVGMIGIKEDFVKELGNTFQKFDAEKAKHLFEEGKKELGIAEFPTITFLADERGSNKKIVEKIQEDLRVNLGVELNVEIVTFKERLNRTKARGFDLLLTGWGADYQDPMTFLDLLMSKSGNNAPHYYSNEYDTLIANALKTTNREERMKYLFEAERLLAKDVPIIPLYQETQLHLVNEEVKGLEIGSFGIDLHFYNIDR; encoded by the coding sequence ATGAAAAGGATTTTATTTGTTTTTATGATGATAATTGCAATATTTAGTTGTGGTGCAAGTGATGGAGGAACTTCTGAAAATAAAGATGGAAAAGTTATTACTTATAATGCAATAGCAGAAGGTATATCTTTTGACCCTCAAATTCTTACTGATGGGAATACTATGACTATACATGGATTAGTAAGTGAGGGATTAACATATACTAAACCTAGTGGAGAAGTAATACCTGCACTTGCTGAAAGTTGGGAAATAAGTGAGGATGGACTTACTTGGACGTTTAAGTTAAGAGATGGAATTAAATGGTCTAATGGAGAGGCAATAACTGCTGATGATTTTGTTTTTGGTTGGCAAAGAGCATTAGATCCAAATACTGCATCTGAATACGCATATATTCTATTTCCAATAAAAAATGCAGAAAAATTTTCTACAGGAGAAGTTAGTTTTGATGAGGTAGGAATTAAAGCTTTAGATGAAAAGACATTAGAAGTAAAACTTGAAAATGTTACGCCATATTTTGATTCTTTAGTTTCATTTATTACTTATATGCCAGCTAATAGAAAATTTGTTGAAGAAAAAGGTTCAGATTATGGATTAGAAGCAGATGCGCTGCTTTATTCAGGACCATATAAGGTTGTATCTTGGGATCATAATACACAACTTGAGCTTGAAAGAAATGAGCATTATTATAATCCAGAATCAAGAAAAGTTGATAGATTTGTTATTAAATATATTGCAGATAGTACTGCTGCATTAAATGCATTTAAAAATGGTGAAATTGATATAGTTTCAATTACTACTGAACAATTGCAAGAGTTTAAAGATGATGCAAGATTTAGAAAAGATGGACTTGCTAGAACATTTTATTTAGCCTTTAATTTAGAAAATGAGATATTTAAAAATCAAAAAATTAGAGAAGCATTTTCACTTGCAGTAGATAGAGAAGGTTTGATTGAAACAGTGTTTAATGGTGCTAAAGAAGCAAGCTATAATTTTACACCTAAAAATGTAGGGATGATAGGAATTAAAGAAGATTTTGTTAAAGAATTAGGAAATACTTTTCAAAAATTTGATGCAGAAAAAGCTAAACATTTATTTGAAGAAGGTAAAAAAGAATTAGGTATAGCAGAGTTTCCTACTATTACATTCCTTGCAGATGAAAGAGGGTCAAATAAAAAAATAGTTGAAAAAATACAAGAAGATTTAAGAGTTAATTTAGGTGTAGAATTAAATGTAGAAATAGTTACATTTAAAGAAAGATTAAATAGAACAAAAGCAAGAGGATTTGATTTATTACTTACTGGTTGGGGAGCAGATTATCAAGATCCTATGACATTCTTAGACTTATTAATGTCAAAAAGTGGAAATAATGCACCACATTATTATTCTAATGAATATGATACATTAATAGCGAATGCTTTAAAAACTACTAATAGAGAAGAAAGAATGAAATATTTATTTGAAGCAGAGAGATTACTTGCTAAAGATGTACCGATAATACCATTATATCAAGAAACTCAACTTCATTTAGTTAATGAAGAAGTTAAGGGATTAGAAATTGGTTCATTTGGAATAGATTTACATTTTTATAATATAGATAGATGA